In a single window of the Streptococcus ilei genome:
- the fabT gene encoding fatty acid biosynthesis transcriptional regulator FabT — MNFQLVNDYLTSIFNNVLVIEETSLRSSRFNDVSIKEMHTIDVIGSTPNATPSDISRSLMVTLGTVTTSLNNLERKGYIERTRSEVDRRVVHLSLTKRGKLLYRLHQQFHKRMVNQIIDGMSPDERKVMQKGLQNLYRFLEELK; from the coding sequence TTGAATTTTCAACTAGTCAATGATTATCTTACATCCATTTTTAACAACGTATTAGTCATCGAAGAAACTAGTTTACGTAGCAGTCGATTTAATGATGTTTCTATCAAGGAAATGCACACAATTGATGTGATCGGCTCAACACCAAACGCAACTCCAAGTGATATTTCGCGTTCGTTAATGGTAACGTTAGGTACAGTCACTACCAGTTTAAATAATCTTGAACGAAAAGGTTATATTGAACGAACCAGGTCTGAAGTTGATCGTCGTGTTGTCCATTTGAGTTTGACAAAAAGAGGAAAGCTCTTGTATCGCCTTCACCAACAATTTCACAAGCGGATGGTCAATCAGATTATCGATGGGATGTCTCCAGATGAACGGAAAGTGATGCAAAAAGGTTTGCAGAACCTTTATCGTTTCTTGGAGGAGTTGAAATAA